The Bombus pyrosoma isolate SC7728 linkage group LG3, ASM1482585v1, whole genome shotgun sequence genome has a segment encoding these proteins:
- the LOC122578011 gene encoding spectrin alpha chain isoform X1 has translation MDQITPKEVKILENPEDIQERREQVLSRYANFKAEARNKRDKLEDSRRFQYFKRDADELEGWIFEKLQAASDESYKDPTNLQAKIQKHQAFEAEVAAHSNAIVSLDNTGSEMIAQHHFASDVISKRLMDLHQLWVLLLSRLADKGLKLQQALVLVQFIRHCDEVMFWIHDKEAFVTTDEFGHDLEHVEVLQRKFDEFQKDMASQEYRVTEVNELADKLLLDGHPERDTILRRKEELNESWQRLKQLAVLRQEKLFGAHEIQRFNRDADETMAWIAEKDVVLSSDDFGRDLASVQTLQRKHEGIERDLAALEDKVYTLGAEADRLAAIHQADHSKQIQAKRAEILQSWESLTAKAKERRLKLDESYYLHRFLADYRDLVSWMNDMRAIISADELAKDVAGAEALVERHQEHKGEIDARADSFDATTLAGNKLLEKKHYAAEEVTRKLNSLAEDKQSLLSLWEKRKILYEQCMDLQLFYRDTEQADAWMAKQEAFLANEDLGDSLDSVEALIKKHEDFDKSLAAQEEKVKILDDFAGKLIEGEHYAADDVAQRRQLLLERRAILLEKSAQRRRRLEDAYKLQQFERDCDETKGWVNEKLKFATDDSYLDPTNLNGKVQKHQNFEQELNANRTRMEEMVATGQELIESGHYASDRIRTRTDEIMSLWESLTHASEKKGAKLQEASQQQQFNRTVEDIELWLSEVEGQLMSEDYGKDLTSVQNLQKKHALLEADVTSHSDRIDSIAQAADQFVKSGHFDADNIKAKQEQLQARYAALQQPMSIRKQRLLDSLQVQQLFRDIEDEEAWIREKEPVAASTNRGRDLIGVQNLQKKHQAVLAEINNHEPRVAAVCQAGASMLQESHFAAEEISQRLAALDEHWGQLKEKARQRKNDLDDSLQAHQYFADANEAESWMKEKRPIVMNADYGKDEDSSEALLKKHEALVSDLEAFASTIAALRDQAASCRQQETPTIDITGKECVVALYDYTEKSPREVSMKKGDTLTLLNSNNKDWWKVEVNDRQGFVPAAYVKRVEPEAGLSASQQNLAREQSSIAARQAQIEAQYDDLLRLARERQNKLNETAKAYVLVREAAELATWIKDKENHAQVQDVGEDLEQVEVMQKKFDDFQADLKANEVRLAEMNEIAVQLMSLGQTEAALKIQTQIQDLNEKWTSLQTLTAERANQLGSAHEVQRFHRDVDETKDWIREKDAALNNDDLGKDLRSVQALQRKHEGLERDLAALGDKIKQLDETANRLMQSHPETAEQTYAKQKEINEEWTQLTAKANSRKEKLLDSYDLQRFLSDYRDLMAWINSMMGLVASEELASDVTGAEALLERHQNHRAEIDARYGILPEEHRMEIDARAGTFQAFELFGQQLLQSSHYASVEIQEKLESMAEARQELEKAWIQRRMQLDQNLELQLFCRDCEQAENWMSAREAFLSSADTVDSSDNVEALIKKHEDFDKAINAHEEKIATLQTLADQLIAAEHYAAKPIDDRRCQVLDRWKHLKDALIEKRSKLGESQTLQQFSRDADEMENWIAEKLQLATEENYKDPANIQSKHQKHQAFEAELAANADRIQSVLAMGGNLIEKHQCAGSEDAVQKRLASIADQWEYLTQKTTEKSMKLKEANKQRTYIAAVKDLDFWLGEVESLLTSEDAGKDLASVQNLMKKHQLVEADIQAHEERIKDMNAQADSLIESGQFDAAGIQEKRQSINERYERIRNLAAHRQARLNEANTLHQFFRDIADEESWIKEKKLLVGSDDYGRDLTGVQNLKKKHKRLEAELGSHEPAIQAVQEAGEKLMDVSNLGVPEIEQRLKLLNQAWAELKQLAANRGQKLDESLTYQQFLAKVEEEEAWITEKQQLLSVEDYGDTMAAVQGLLKKHDAFETDFAAHGERCKDICEAGEALIKAGNHRADAIGQRCAQLRNKLEQLGALAARRKTRLNDNSAYLQFMWKADVVESWIADKETHVRSEEFGRDLSTVQTLLTKQETFDAGLHAFEHEGIQNITSLKEMLVDSGHDQTPSIQKRHADVIARWQKLLADSDARKQRLLRMQDQFRQIEELYLTFAKKASAFNSWFENAEEDLTDPVRCNSIEEIRALREAHAQFQASLSSAEADFEALAALDRQIKSFNVGPNPYTWFTMEALEDTWRNLQKIIKERDVELAKEAQRQEENDKLRKEFAKHANAFHQWLAETRTSMMEGSGSLEQQLEATKRKTQEVRARRQDLKKIEDLGAILEEHLILDNRYTEHSTVGLAQQWDQLDQLGMRMQHNLEQQIQARNQSGVSEDALKEFSMMFKHFDKDKSGRLNHQEFKSCLRALGYDLPMVEEGQPDPEFENILDIVDPNRDGYVSLQEYMAFMISKETENVQSSEEIENAFRAITAADRPYVTKEELYANLTKEMADYCVARMKPYVDPKTERPITGALDYIEFTRTLFQN, from the exons ATGGATCAGATTACGCCAAAGGAAGTGAAAATCTTGGAAAATCCTGAGGACATTCAAGAACGGAGAGAGCAAGTTCTCAGTCGATATGCGAATTTCAAGGCAGAAGCTAGGAACAAGAGAGATAAACTTGAGGACTCCCGTCGCTTTcaa TATTTTAAGCGAGATGCGGACGAACTCGAAGGatggatttttgaaaaattgcaagCTGCTTCGGATGAAAGCTACAAAGATCCTACCAACCTTCAGGCAAAGATACAGAAACATCAAGCTTTCGAAGCGGAAGTTGCAGCTCATTCTAATGCTATAGTATCATTAGATAATACCGGATCGGAGATGATAGCTCAACACCATTTTGCAAGCGATGTTATTAGTAAGAGATTAA TGGATCTTCATCAGTTATGGGTGTTGCTGCTCTCTAGATTGGCAGACAAGGGTCTTAAATTACAGCAAGCCCTAGTACTTGTACAATTTATTCGACACTGTGACGAAGTAATGTTCTGGATTCATGACAAGGAAGCATTTGTAACAACGGACGAATTTGGTCACGACTTGGAACACGTTGAAGTACTCCAAAGGAAATTTGACGAATTCCAAAAGGATATGGCTAGCCAAGAATACAGAGTAACAGAAGTAAACGAACTGGCGGATAAACTTCTTTTGGATGGGCATCCTGAACGTGATACTATCCTACGTAGGAAGGAGGAACTCAACGAATCCTGGCAAAGATTGAAGCAGCTTGCTGTTTTGAGACAAGAGAAACTTTTCGGTGCACACGAAATTCAAAGATTTAACCGTGATGCCGATGAAACAATGGCCTGGATCGCAGAAAAGGATGTTGTTCTATCTTCAGATGATTTTGGACGCGACCTTGCAAGCGTACAAACCTTACAAAGAAAGCATGAGGGCATAGAACGTGATTTGGCGGCTTTAGAGGATAAAGTTTATACATTGGGGGCAGAGGCAGATCGACTTGCAGCCATTCATCAAGCAGATCATTCTAAACAGATTCAAGCTAAACGCGCAGAGATCCTGCAGTCGTGGGAGAGCTTAACGGCGAAAGCAAAAGAACGTCGTCTGAAGCTCGATGAATCGTACTATTTGCATAGATTTTTGGCTGATTATAGAGACTTGGTTTCTTGGATGAACGACATGCGCGCGATTATATCGGCAGACGAACTAGCTAAAGACGTTGCTGGTGCAGAAGCTCTTGTTGAAAGACATCAGGAGCACAAGGGAGAAATCGATGCTAGAGCCGATAGCTTCGATGCGACTACTTTGGCTGGCAACAAACTACTGGAAAAGAAACATTATGCTGCAGAAGAAGTAACcagaaaattgaattctctCGCCGAAGATAAGCAGTCGCTTTTGAGTCTTTGGGAAAAGCgaaaaattttgtacgaaCAATGCATGGACTTGCAGCTGTTCTACCGTGATACGGAACAAGCGGATGCATGGATGGCTAAGCAGGAAGCATTTTTAGCGAACGAAGACCTGGGTGATTCCCTTGACAGCGTAGAAGCTCTTATTAAGAAGCACGAAGATTTCGACAAGTCCTTGGCAGCTCAGGAGGAAAAGGTCAAGATATTGGACGACTTTGCCGGCAAGTTGATAGAAGGAGAACATTACGCAGCTGACGACGTGGCACAAAGACGTCAACTTCTGTTAGAAAGACGTGCCATTCTTCTTGAAAAATCGGCTCAAAGAAGACGCCGTTTAGAGGACGCGTACAAACTACAGCAATTCGAACGCGACTGCGATGAGACGAAGGGTTGGGTAAACGAGAAACTCAAATTTGCCACTGACGATAGCTACTTGGATCCCACTAACTTAAATGGAAAAGTACAGAAACATCAGAACTTTGAGCAAGAATTAAACGCCAACAGAACTCGTATGGAAGAGATGGTAGCTACTGGTCAAGAATTAATCGAGAGTGGTCACTATGCCAGTGATAGAATTCGTACTCGTACCGATGAAATCATGTCGCTGTGGGAAAGTCTTACTCATGCCAGTGAAAAGAAAGGTGCTAAGCTGCAAGAAGCCTCCCAACAGCAACAATTCAATCGTACCGTCGAGGATATTGAGTTATGGCTGTCAGAAGTAGAAGGACAACTGATGTCCGAAGATTATGGCAAAGATCTAACCAGTGTGCAAAATCTTCAAAAGAAGCATGCTCTTTTGGAAGCCGACGTCACGTCCCATTCGGATAGAATCGATAGCATTGCCCAAGCTGCGGATCAATTTGTGAAATCAGGACATTTTGACGCAGACAATATCAAGGCTAAGCAGGAACAGCTACAAGCACGATATGCTGCACTTCAACAGCCCATGAGCATTCGTAAACAACGACTTCTCGACTCACTGCAGGTACAACAGCTATTCAGAGATATAGAGGACGAGGAGGCTTGGATCCGCGAAAAAGAACCAGTTGCAGCGTCCACCAACCGTGGACGCGATCTCATTGGTGTGCAAAATCTACAGAAGAAGCATCAAGCTGTTTTagcagaaataaataatcacgAACCACGTGTAGCTGCTGTTTGTCAAGCAGGTGCGTCAATGTTGCAAGAGAGCCACTTCGCCGCAGAGGAAATTAGCCAACGTTTGGCTGCATTGGATGAGCATTGGGGACAACTGAAAGAGAAAGCCAGACAACGTAAGAATGACCTGGATGACTCCCTTCAGGCACATCAGTACTTTGCTGATGCTAATGAAGCTGAATCTTGGATGAAGGAGAAACGACCCATAGTTATGAATGCTGACTATGGAAAAGACGAAGATAGTTCTGAGGCTCTTTTAAAGAAACACGAGGCATTGGTCAGTGATCTGGAGGCATTTGCAAGTACCATAGCTGCTCTTAGAGACCAGGCGGCTTCTTGTCGTCAACAGGAAACTCCTACTATTGATATTACTGGCAAAGAGTGTGTGGTGGCTCTCTATGACTATACAGAGAAGTCGCCAAGAGAAGTTTCCATGAAGAAGGGCGACACCTTGACTCTGTTGAATTCTAATAACAAAGATTGGTGGAAGGTTGAAGTAAATGATCGTCAAGGTTTTGTTCCAGCTGCCTATGTAAAGAGGGTAGAACCCGAGGCGGGATTAAGCGCTTCTCAACAGAATCTTGCCAGAGAACAAAGTTCCATAGCTGCCAGGCAAGCTCAGATAGAGGCTCAGTATGATGATCTTTTGAGACTTGCGCGCGAAAGGCAAAATAAACTCAATGAAACAGCCAAGGCTTATGTACTTGTCAGAGAAGCTGCAGAATTGGCCACTTGGATTAAGGATAAAGAGAATCACGCTCAAGTTCAGGACGTTGGCGAGGATCTAGAACAGGTGGAGGTAATGCAGAAGAAGTTCGATGACTTCCAGGCAGACTTGAAGGCCAACGAGGTTCGGTTAGCTGAAATGAACGAGATTGCCGTACAGTTAATGAGTCTTGGGCAGACAGAAGCTGCTCTGAAGATTCAAACGCAGATACAGGATCTAAACGAAAAATGGACCAGCTTGCAAACTCTCACCGCGGAACGTGCTAATCAACTTGGTTCCGCTCACGAGGTTCAACGATTCCATCGTGATGTCGATGAGACCAAGGACTGGATTCGAGAGAAGGATGCTGCACTGAACAACGACGATCTTGGAAAAGATTTACGGAGCGTTCAGGCTTTGCAGCGCAAGCACGAGGGCCTGGAAAGAGATTTGGCTGCCTTGGGAGATAAAATCAAACAGCTGGATGAAACGGCTAATCGCTTGATGCAATCACATCCTGAAACTGCTGAACAGACCTACGCCAAGCAGAAAGAGATCAACGAAGAATGGACTCAACTGACGGCAAAAGCTAATAGTAGGAAGGAGAAGTTGCTGGATTCTTACGATCTGCAACGTTTCCTTAGTGACTACAGAGACCTGATGGCTTGGATCAACTCGATGATGGGTTTAGTCGCGTCAGAGGAGCTGGCTTCAGATGTGACCGGTGCGGAAGCTCTCCTAGAACGACACCAG AATCACAGAGCAGAAATAGACGCACGATACGGCATACTTCCAGAG GAACATCGCATGGAGATCGACGCCAGAGCAGGTACTTTCCAGGCATTCGAACTTTTCGGTCAACAGCTTTTACAATCCAGTCACTACGCCAGTGTCGAGATTCAAGAAAAACTCGAATCTATGGCTGAAGCACGCCAAGAATTAGAGAAAGCTTGGATCCAACGACGTATGCAGCTAGATCAAAACTTGGAGCTACAATTGTTCTGCAGAGATTGCGAGCAAGCTGAGAACTGGATGAGCGCCCGAGAAGCTTTCTTAAGCAGTGCAGACACCGTTGATAGTAGTGACAACGTAGAGGCCCTCATTAAGAAACACGAAGACTTTGACAAAGCTATCAATGCTCACGAAGAGAAGATTGCTACATTGCAGACTCTGGCTGATCAGTTAATCGCTGCCGAGCATTATGCTGCAAAACCAATTGACGATAGACGTTGCCAAGTTCTGGACCGCTGGAAGCATTTGAAGGATGCTCTTATTGAGAAACGTTCCAAGTTAGGAGAGTCTCAAACTCTACAACAATTCTCCCGAGATGCcgatgaaatggaaaattggaTTGCTGAGAAACTGCAGCTCGCTACTGAGGAGAACTACAAGGATCCAGCTAATATTCAATCAAAACATCAGAAACACCAAGCATTTGAGGCTGAATTGGCAGCGAATGCGGACAGAATTCAATCTGTATTAGCTATGGGAGGTAATTTAATTGAGAAACACCAATGTGCTGGTTCTGAGGACGCTGTCCAAAAGAGGCTAGCGTCAATTGCCGATCAATGGGAATATCTTACACAGAAGACTACGGAGAAGTCGATGAAGCTGAAAGAAGCCAATAAACAGCGTACATATATTGCTGCTGTTAAAGATCTAGATTTCTGGCTTGGTGAAGTGGAAAGCTTGCTTACGTCCGAAGATGCTGGCAAAGATCTGGCTTctgtacaaaatttaatgaaaaagcaCCAGTTGGTCGAGGCTGACATTCAAGCACACGAGGAAAGGATCAAGGACATGAATGCGCAAGCAGATTCGCTGATTGAAAGTGGACAATTTGACGCAGCCGGTATCCAAGAGAAACGACAGAGTATAAACGAGCGTTATGAGAGAATTCGTAACCTCGCTGCTCATAGACAGGCAAGATTGAACGAAGCAAACACTTTGCATCAATTCTTCAGGGACATCGCCGATGAAGAGTCTTGGATCAAGGAGAAAAAGCTACTAGTTGGATCAGACGACTATGGCCGTGATCTCACTGGGGTACAAAACTTGAAGAAGAAACACAAGAGACTGGAGGCAGAGTTAGGTAGTCATGAGCCTGCTATACAAGCTGTTCAAGAAGCAGGAGAGAAATTGATGGACGTTTCTAATTTGGGAGTGCCCGAAATTGAGCAACGTCTAAAGCTGCTCAACCAAGCGTGGGCTGAATTAAAACAGCTAGCAGCCAATAGAGGACAGAAACTGGATGAGTCCCTAACTTATCAACAATTTTTAGCTAAAgtagaagaggaagaagctTGGATCACAGAAAAGCAACAGTTGCTATCGGTCGAAGATTATGGTGACACTATGGCTGCTGTTCAGGGCTTACTGAAAAAACATGACGCATTTGAAACTGACTTTGCAGCTCATGGTGAACGTTGCAAAGACATTTGCGAAGCAGGGGAAGCTTTGATCAAGGCTGGAAATCATCGTGCGGACGCTATAGGACAAAGATGTGCCCAACTTCGTAACAAATTGGAGCAACTTGGTGCTCTTGCTGCTAGAAGGAAGACACGACTTAATGATAATTCGGcttatttgcagtttatgtgGAAGGCAGATGTAGTTGAATCCTGGATCGCTGACAAGGAAACTCACGTACGCTCAGAGGAATTCGGACGAGACTTGTCTACCGTTCAGACACTGCTGACTAAACAGGAAACCTTTGATGCTGGATTGCATGCCTTTGAACACGAAGGAATTCAGAACATCACTTCTTTGAAGGAAATGCTAGTCGATTCTGGTCATGATCAGACGCCCAGTATTCAAAAACGTCATGCGGATGTTATCGCTCGCTGGCAGAAGCTCCTGGCCGATTCTGACGCGAGAAAGCAACGCTTGCTAAGAATGCAAGATCAGTTCAGACAAATCGAAGAATTGTATTTGACATTCGCTAAGAAAGCCTCTGCTTTCAACTCGTGGTTTGAGAACGCAGAAGAAGATTTAACAGACCCTGTGCGATGTAACAGTATCGAAGAAATTCGAGCCCTCAGAGAAGCACATGCACAATTCCAAGCGAGTTTATCCTCGGCAGAAGCAGACTTCGAAGCTTTAGCTGCCCTCGACAGGCAAATCAAGAGCTTCAATGTTGGCCCCAATCCGTACACATGGTTCACAATGGAAGCATTAGAAGATACCTGGCGTAATTTACAGAAGATAATTAAAGAACGCGACGTGGAGCTTGCGAAAGAAGCTCAACGGCAAGAAGAGAATGACAAGTTGCGTAAAGAATTTGCTAAACATGCTAATGCGTTCCATCAGTGGCTAGCGGAGACAAGAACGTCTATGATGGAAGGATCAGGATCATTAGAACAACAATTGGAAGCGACAAAGAGGAAGACTCAAGAGGTTCGTGCTCGTCGTCAAGATCTAAAGAAGATCGAAGACTTGGGAGCTATTTTGGAAGAACATCTAATATTGGACAATCGTTACACGGAACATAGTACCGTAGGCTTGGCACAACAATGGGATCAATTGGATCAACTGGGAATGCGCATGCAACACAACTTGGAACAACAAATACAAGCACGTAACCAATCTGGTGTTTCTGAAGACGCACTCAAAGAGTTCTCGATGATGTTCAAACACTTTGACAAGGACAAGAGCGGTCGTCTAAATCACCAGGAATTCAAATCATGTTTGAGGGCCCTTGGTTACGATTTACCAATGGTAGAAGAAGGCCAGCCTGATCCagaattcgaaaatattttag ATATCGTTGATCCGAATAGAGATGGTTACGTATCGTTACAAGAATACATGGCGTTTATGATTAGCAAGGAAACCGAGAATGTACAAAGTTCcgaagaaatcgaaaatgCTTTCCGTGCTATTACTGCGGCAGATCGGCCATATGTtacgaaagaagaattatatgCT AATCTTACCAAGGAGATGGCTGATTACTGTGTTGCTCGTATGAAACCTTACGTCGATCCAAAAACGGAACGACCAATCACAGGAGCCTTGGACTATATCGAATTTACTCGCACTCTTTTCCAAAATTAG